A region of the Denitrificimonas caeni genome:
GGCACTGTGGGGTGCTCGCAAATAGATGCTACCACCACTAAGAGCATCGGAGCGCGCAGCGGGCAATTGCGGATTTTCTCAATTTTTTCTGCGCTAGCCTCGGACTCAGCAGCTAACAGGCCTTGCACAAATAGCTCACCTAATAGGTAGCGGTCGTCACCACTAATGGTGATAAAACGCCAAGGCTTAATCTGTCCATGGTCAGGTGCTCGCATCGCTGCTCGCAGCATGACCTCCAACTGCTCTGCAGTTGGTGCAGGTTCTTGTAAGCGCGGCACGGAGACTCGTTTTAATAAAAGTTCTAGAGCATCCATTATTAATCTCCTCAGCCATTTAGATGCAAATGGCTCTGTAATGATTCGTAGTTATGGGGTGTATATTAAAACAATCACGGATAATAACCAACTGTTTTAGTCGGGTATTGCGCTTTAAGCGGATATTAACTGCAAATGTTTGACAGAATGTGCTGCGGATCAAAGGTTATGCCTGAGTATTTTAGCGTCACTGCTTAAAACAGGGTATTATCCTTCGAGCATTTTAGCGTTGTTTATAAGGTCAATGGCTGACGTTATCGCTGTGACGGATACTGCAAGCAAGGAGTGATTTGCCCCAATCTTTTAGCGTGCTGTAGATGGGCATATCGCTGTGTAATAAAATAAATACCAAGGTAACTGCAAGTCAATGAAGGCAAACACGTCCAATACGCCTCTTACCATTACACCGAGCGCACCTTTTCGTGAGCTTTATTCGCGTGTTTTAGCTTATATGTTTATTGCAGTAGTTATTGCTGCGGGCACTGCTGTCGGTTTTTTTTCTTATAATCTTTTATGGCTAGTGCCATATGCACTGCTGTACCCGCACTTTTCTTATTTTATCGCGACAAAATTTAGACAGCGCTACCCTCTTGCAGTACAACGCAGCCTGTTTTCTCTTGATGCTTTGCATACCGGCGCAGTGATTGCTCTAATTGGTTTTGCCATTATTCCTACGCTTATGGGCTTATTGATCGCCCTGTTCAGTGCCTTAATTATTGGTGGCATAGGTTTAATGCTGCCGATGCTTATTGCCATTTTAATTTTTGCTGCAGGTGCTGGGGTTCTATTACAAACGCCACTTACTCTTGAAGTGCCTTTATTGGTCTCTGTAGTTAGTGTTGTATTTGGGGCAGTTTATATCTGTGTGACCGCCTATTTTGTACATTTCCAGGGGGTCTACTTAGCTAAAGCACAGCTTGATATTAAGCGTGAACAAGAAAAAGCAGCCCGCTTAGCGCAGAACTTAGCCAAGTATTTATCGCCACAGGTTTGGCAA
Encoded here:
- a CDS encoding nitroreductase family protein — translated: MDALELLLKRVSVPRLQEPAPTAEQLEVMLRAAMRAPDHGQIKPWRFITISGDDRYLLGELFVQGLLAAESEASAEKIEKIRNCPLRAPMLLVVVASICEHPTVPAHEQLLAAGCAAHAILYAAHAQGVGAVWRTGAVAECPVIKAGLGLEDNEQLIAYMYLGTPINSLRKAPEVDPTDFLSTWPIR